ACGTGCTTGCGCGCGACGAAGTTCTCGGTGACGTCGCGAAAGTTCTGGAGGTAGCGCGCCGCGCTCATGTCGACGATCCGGATCGAGATCCAGCCGATCAGCGCGATGAAGGCGACGACGAAGAGGCTGGTCAACGGCGTGCGGAACGCGTCGCTTAGCGGCGCCAGCGGCAGCACCAGCGCGACGGCGGCGAGACATAGTGCGAGCTGCGCCGGGCCGGACGTGCGTTCGATAAAGACGCTTAGGAGCGGAAGCCGGGTTCCGAAGGCGCGGTTGAGCAACCAGACCGCGAGCCGATAGAACGAGAGCGCGAGCAGGATCGCCCCCACGACCAGGGCGAGACCGATGAACCATGACGGTATCCATCCGAACATCCTGTCGATGTCGGCCATGACGGCCTGCCAATTCATTGAAGTCCCCGCATTTCCATTCACGTCCTCGCTCAACGCGTTCGCGTCAGCTTCGCTCCCACGTCCTGTGCAATGCAGCATTCCCCTGATGCAACCGTCGTCGAACTGCGCTAGTTTGAGGCACTCATGACTCGTCGTACCGGCAGCGCCGATCTTCCTCTCCACACCGGGCGGGTTCCGCCATGGCTGGCGAGCCGCATGGCCTCGCTTGGCGCGATCGTCACGCAGGCAATCGTGCATCATTACGGCCGCGATGCGTTTCTGCAGCGACTGTCGCATCCGTTCTGGTTCCAGTCGTTCGGCGCCGTGATGGGAATGGACTGGCACTCCTCGGGAATCACCACCTCGGTGATCGGCGCGCTGAAGCGTGGGCTCGGACCGCTCCAGGACGAGCTCGGCATCTATGTCTGCGGCGGGCGCGGCCAGCATTCGCGCAAGACGCCGGACGAGCTGCTCCAGCTCGGTGACCGCGTCGGCTTCGACGGCGCAAGACTGACGCGCGCCAGCCGTCTGGTGGCAAAGGTCGACAGCGCGGCGGTCCAAGACGGCTTCGACCTCTATCTCCACGGCTTCTTCGTCACCGCCGACGGCAAATGGACGGTGGTGCAGCAGGGCATGAACGGCGACAAGCGGCAGGCCCGCCGCTATCACTGGCATTCCGAAGCGCTGAAGAGCTTTGTCGATACGCCGCACAGTGCGATCGACGGGCCGCAGCAGGGCGAGATCGTCAACCTCACCGACCATCGCGCCGATGTCTCGCGCACCGCGCAGCTCGAGCTCCTCACCGATCTCGGCCCCGATCGCATCGTCTCCGAGTTCGAGCGTCTCACCGGGACCGAGCCGGCGCAGGCGATGCTGCCGCATCTGATCATGCCCGCTCATCATGACGTACGTCCGAAGGACGTGTTCGCACGGCGCCTGCACGGCACGCTGGCTGCCGCAGCCGAGCGGGGTCCGGTCGATTTCCCGGAACTGCTGCTGACGCCCGGTGTCGGCGCGCGCACCGTGCGCTCGCTGGCGATGGTCGCCGAGGTCGTGCATGGCGCGCCCTATCGCTTCAACGATCCCGCACGCTTCTCGCTCGCACATGGCGGCAAGGACCGGCACCCCTACCCCGTTCCGATCAAGGTCTATGACGAGACCATCCGCGTGCTCAAGGGCGCGATTCAGAACGCAAAGCTCGGGCGCGAAGAAGAGATGCTGGCGATCAAACGGCTGGACGATCAGGCGCGGCGGCTGGAGCGGACTGCGCGAGGGCCCTCGGTGGAGGCCTACGTCGCCGGCGAGCGCGCCGCCTCGCCCGATCTCGACGGCCGCTCCGTGTTCGGCTGGGAGCGCGACCTCGCGCCGACGAAAAAGCGGACCGGCTGAACTCCGGTCCGCGAGGTAGTCGGGAGGAACTCTCTCAGGTCTCGTCGGCCTCCGGCTTCTCGTCGAGCCGGTTGGCCGCATGATCCTGATATTGTTCTGTCTGGATGGACTTGCCATCCATGCCGCGAATGTCCGAATGCTGCTTCTTGTCGCGGTTGGAGAGCACCATGTTGTCTCCAATCTTGTCCTTGGGGATGTCGGCCATGGCGCCGGTGC
This genomic stretch from Bradyrhizobium sp. CCGB12 harbors:
- a CDS encoding DUF763 domain-containing protein translates to MTRRTGSADLPLHTGRVPPWLASRMASLGAIVTQAIVHHYGRDAFLQRLSHPFWFQSFGAVMGMDWHSSGITTSVIGALKRGLGPLQDELGIYVCGGRGQHSRKTPDELLQLGDRVGFDGARLTRASRLVAKVDSAAVQDGFDLYLHGFFVTADGKWTVVQQGMNGDKRQARRYHWHSEALKSFVDTPHSAIDGPQQGEIVNLTDHRADVSRTAQLELLTDLGPDRIVSEFERLTGTEPAQAMLPHLIMPAHHDVRPKDVFARRLHGTLAAAAERGPVDFPELLLTPGVGARTVRSLAMVAEVVHGAPYRFNDPARFSLAHGGKDRHPYPVPIKVYDETIRVLKGAIQNAKLGREEEMLAIKRLDDQARRLERTARGPSVEAYVAGERAASPDLDGRSVFGWERDLAPTKKRTG